From the genome of Methylocystis bryophila, one region includes:
- a CDS encoding MDR family MFS transporter has product MTADALPSTAEIRRAFVGLCLAMLLSALDQTIVSAALPTIGLELGDFADSPWIVTAYLVAATIVTPLYGKLADIHGGRIMLLIGVGVFILGSIACALAPSMLALALARALQGLGGGGLLSLAQTIIADLVSPRERGRYQTYFAAVFVLSSIAGPLLGGFFASHLHWSLIFWINVPLGLLALLFVDSSLRRLPVRRHPHELDYIGAALLAAASGLLALALGDRNAAARDVVGLTILSALFWALFAHRLRKADEPFIPLSVLANATARNASLCGAFGLGSFVGISVVAPIYLEGAFALDADGVGVALIAPMIGVVVGATISGRLMPHLARYKAPGLIGLALATAASAFLAFGLQSLSLVALDALLTTISIGVGTTLPISTVSLQNAVERRNLGSATAVMQFSRQIGCALIVALLGALVMDAGAAALEAETASPQAIDALRSAFREVFAATTLCVGCSLFFLARMEEKPLRNSPAS; this is encoded by the coding sequence ATGACTGCCGACGCCCTGCCGAGCACGGCGGAAATACGCCGCGCATTCGTGGGGCTCTGTCTCGCCATGCTTCTGTCGGCGCTCGATCAGACGATCGTCTCGGCGGCGTTGCCGACGATCGGCCTCGAGCTCGGCGACTTCGCCGATTCGCCTTGGATCGTCACCGCCTATCTCGTCGCGGCGACGATCGTCACGCCGCTTTACGGAAAGCTCGCTGACATTCACGGCGGCCGGATCATGCTGTTGATCGGCGTCGGCGTCTTCATCCTGGGGTCGATCGCCTGCGCCCTGGCGCCGAGCATGCTGGCGCTGGCCCTCGCCCGCGCCCTGCAAGGGCTCGGCGGCGGCGGGCTGTTGTCGCTTGCGCAGACGATCATCGCCGATCTCGTCAGTCCCCGCGAGCGCGGTCGCTATCAGACCTATTTCGCGGCGGTCTTCGTCCTGTCGAGCATCGCCGGCCCCTTGCTCGGCGGCTTCTTCGCCAGCCACTTGCACTGGTCGCTGATTTTCTGGATCAATGTGCCGCTCGGGCTCTTGGCGCTGCTCTTCGTCGACTCCTCCTTGCGCCGCCTGCCTGTGCGCCGGCATCCGCATGAGCTCGACTATATTGGAGCCGCCTTGCTCGCCGCGGCCTCGGGCCTGCTCGCGCTGGCGCTCGGCGATCGCAACGCAGCGGCGCGCGACGTGGTCGGCCTCACGATTCTCTCGGCGCTGTTCTGGGCGCTCTTCGCGCACCGGCTGCGCAAAGCCGACGAACCTTTCATCCCGCTGAGCGTGCTCGCCAATGCGACGGCGCGGAATGCCTCGCTGTGCGGCGCTTTCGGGCTGGGAAGCTTCGTTGGGATCTCCGTTGTGGCGCCGATCTATCTCGAGGGCGCCTTCGCGCTCGACGCCGACGGCGTCGGCGTGGCGCTCATCGCGCCGATGATCGGAGTCGTCGTCGGCGCGACGATCTCCGGACGGCTCATGCCGCATCTTGCACGCTACAAAGCGCCCGGCCTCATCGGCCTCGCCCTCGCCACCGCGGCCTCCGCTTTCCTTGCGTTCGGCCTCCAGAGCCTTTCGCTCGTCGCGCTGGACGCGCTGCTCACGACGATCAGCATCGGCGTCGGGACGACTCTGCCCATCAGCACCGTCTCGCTGCAAAACGCGGTCGAGCGCCGCAACCTCGGCTCGGCGACGGCCGTGATGCAGTTTTCCCGGCAGATCGGCTGCGCGTTGATCGTGGCGCTGCTCGGCGCGCTGGTCATGGACGCGGGCGCCGCCGCGCTCGAAGCCGAGACCGCTTCCCCGCAAGCGATCGACGCGCTGCGCAGCGCCTTTCGCGAGGTCTTCGCCGCGACCACCCTATGCGTGGGGTGTTCTCTCTTCTTCCTCGCTCGCATGGAGGAGAAGCCGCTGCGAAACTCGCCGGCGTCCTAA
- a CDS encoding uracil-DNA glycosylase, with product MRFKHAFNPFAERCAIHDGARAAERRAKIFLKLLTEAQRRGTRSLWLGRDFGWRGGRRTGLAFTDDARFAQHLAGFGLKAQRPTRGPPLSERTATVVWDALRQFEEKPFLWNVFPLHPHLPGAPFSNRAHNAAERAAGEEILCALIGLLRPERIVAVGRDAEGAAGRVAPGLACVALRHPSFGGEARFRAQIAALRGVERAGAPSPPQFRPFEPAKPGAASPLPGPPKR from the coding sequence ATGCGCTTCAAGCACGCCTTCAATCCTTTTGCGGAGCGTTGCGCGATCCACGATGGGGCGAGGGCGGCCGAGAGACGCGCCAAAATCTTCCTTAAGCTTCTCACCGAAGCCCAGCGCCGCGGGACCCGTTCGCTTTGGCTCGGGCGCGATTTCGGCTGGCGCGGCGGGCGGCGGACCGGCCTCGCCTTCACCGACGATGCGCGTTTCGCTCAGCATCTCGCCGGCTTCGGCCTAAAAGCCCAGCGGCCGACTCGGGGGCCGCCGCTCTCTGAGCGCACGGCGACGGTCGTCTGGGACGCCTTGCGGCAATTCGAGGAAAAGCCCTTTCTTTGGAATGTTTTTCCGCTCCACCCGCATCTTCCGGGCGCGCCCTTCTCCAACCGCGCTCATAACGCGGCCGAGCGCGCTGCGGGCGAAGAGATCTTGTGCGCGCTCATCGGCTTGTTGCGTCCCGAACGAATCGTCGCCGTCGGCCGCGACGCCGAAGGGGCGGCCGGGCGCGTCGCGCCGGGGCTCGCCTGTGTCGCGCTGCGCCATCCGAGCTTTGGCGGCGAGGCCCGCTTTCGCGCGCAGATCGCGGCGTTGCGAGGCGTTGAGCGGGCGGGCGCGCCGTCTCCGCCACAATTTCGCCCATTTGAGCCGGCGAAACCAGGAGCAGCCTCTCCTCTCCCAGGACCTCCCAAACGATGA
- a CDS encoding NnrU family protein, with protein MLILLLGIIIFLGAHVFVTFRPQRAALIERVGLKTYKTGYAAVAATGLLLIIFGFIRYRSEGLIQIWYPPHWLHHVAMPLVWFAFVAFAARRAPAGRIKGWLRHPMLVAIKAWALAHFLVNGDLGGMLLFGSFLAFGVYDRIAVKRRGDAGAPRIDHFTRGDAIALGAGTLVYVIVLLLHPYLFGVAVLA; from the coding sequence ATGCTCATCCTTCTTCTCGGTATCATCATTTTTCTCGGGGCTCACGTCTTCGTCACCTTCCGCCCGCAACGCGCGGCGCTCATCGAGCGCGTGGGGCTCAAGACATATAAAACAGGCTATGCGGCCGTCGCGGCGACGGGGCTTCTTCTCATCATCTTCGGCTTCATCCGCTATCGGTCCGAAGGACTGATCCAGATTTGGTACCCGCCGCACTGGCTGCATCATGTCGCCATGCCGCTTGTTTGGTTCGCCTTCGTGGCCTTCGCCGCGCGGCGCGCGCCGGCGGGGCGCATCAAGGGATGGCTGCGTCATCCGATGCTTGTTGCGATCAAAGCCTGGGCGCTGGCGCATTTCCTCGTCAATGGCGACCTCGGCGGCATGCTGCTCTTCGGCTCCTTCCTGGCCTTCGGCGTCTACGACCGCATCGCGGTGAAGCGGCGCGGCGACGCCGGCGCCCCGCGGATCGACCATTTCACGCGCGGCGATGCGATCGCTCTGGGCGCGGGCACGCTCGTCTATGTGATCGTGCTGCTGTTGCACCCCTATCTCTTCGGCGTCGCGGTGCTCGCCTAA
- a CDS encoding homospermidine synthase, with amino-acid sequence MSSLWPVHGKISGPIVLIGFGSIGRGILPLIERHFEFDKSRFTVIDPSDANGHLLEVRGISFLQKALTRENYRDVLTPLLRGPGQGFIVNLSVEVCSLDIIKLARELKALYVDTVVEPWPGFYFDAALGNESRTNYALRETVLEERRRNPGGSTAVSCCGANPGMVSWFVKEALVNIAKDTKALDKEPQTRAEWGALAQKLGVKGVHIAERDTQRARTPKPRGVFVNTWSVEGFVSEGMQPAELGWGTHEKELPAIAGTHSTGCGAAIYLNSPGANTRVRSWTPTPGPQYGFLVTHNEAISIADYLTLRDASGKAVYRPTCHYAYHPADDAVLSLHELFGAAGKRQPREHILDEHEIVDGIDELGVLLYGHAKNAYWYGSQLSIEETRELAPYQNATGLQVSSAALAGMVWALENPEAGIVEADEVDYKRCLEIQRPYLGPVIGEYTDWTPLEGRPGFFPEDIDLEDPWQFKNILVK; translated from the coding sequence ATGTCCTCCCTTTGGCCCGTTCACGGCAAGATTTCCGGTCCCATCGTCCTCATCGGCTTCGGCTCGATTGGTCGGGGAATCTTGCCGCTGATCGAGCGGCACTTCGAGTTCGACAAGAGCCGCTTCACGGTCATCGACCCTTCCGACGCGAATGGCCACCTCCTCGAGGTGCGCGGGATCAGCTTCCTGCAGAAGGCCCTCACGCGCGAGAATTATCGCGACGTGCTGACGCCGCTCCTGCGGGGTCCTGGCCAGGGATTCATCGTCAATCTCTCGGTCGAGGTCTGCTCGCTCGACATCATCAAGCTCGCGCGAGAGCTGAAGGCTCTCTACGTCGACACGGTCGTCGAGCCCTGGCCGGGCTTCTACTTCGACGCAGCGCTCGGCAATGAGTCGCGCACCAATTACGCCTTGCGCGAGACCGTGCTCGAGGAACGCCGGCGCAATCCGGGCGGCTCGACCGCCGTCTCCTGCTGCGGCGCCAATCCCGGCATGGTCTCCTGGTTCGTCAAGGAGGCGCTCGTCAACATCGCAAAGGACACGAAGGCGCTCGACAAGGAGCCGCAGACGCGCGCCGAATGGGGCGCGCTCGCGCAAAAGCTGGGCGTTAAAGGCGTCCACATCGCCGAGCGCGACACGCAGCGCGCGCGCACGCCGAAGCCGCGGGGCGTCTTCGTCAACACCTGGTCGGTCGAGGGATTTGTCTCCGAGGGCATGCAGCCGGCGGAGCTCGGCTGGGGCACGCATGAGAAGGAGCTTCCGGCCATCGCCGGGACGCATTCCACGGGCTGCGGCGCCGCGATCTATCTGAACTCGCCGGGCGCCAACACGCGCGTGCGCAGCTGGACGCCGACGCCGGGGCCGCAATATGGCTTCCTCGTCACGCATAATGAGGCGATCTCGATCGCCGATTATCTCACGCTGCGCGACGCCTCCGGCAAGGCGGTCTATCGCCCCACCTGCCATTACGCCTATCATCCTGCGGACGATGCGGTGCTCTCGCTGCACGAGCTGTTCGGCGCCGCCGGAAAGCGCCAGCCGCGCGAGCACATCCTCGACGAGCACGAGATCGTCGACGGCATCGACGAATTGGGCGTTCTGCTCTACGGCCACGCAAAGAACGCCTATTGGTACGGCTCGCAGCTTTCGATAGAGGAGACGCGCGAGCTCGCCCCCTATCAGAACGCGACGGGCTTGCAGGTCAGCTCGGCGGCGCTCGCCGGCATGGTCTGGGCGCTGGAGAATCCGGAGGCGGGCATCGTCGAGGCGGACGAGGTCGACTACAAGCGCTGCCTGGAGATTCAGAGGCCCTATCTCGGCCCGGTCATCGGCGAATACACAGACTGGACGCCGCTCGAAGGCCGCCCGGGCTTCTTCCCCGAGGATATCGATCTCGAGGACCCCTGGCAGTTCAAGAATATTCTGGTGAAATAG
- the grxD gene encoding Grx4 family monothiol glutaredoxin, whose amino-acid sequence MSDTNARIKGEIDSADVVLFMKGTPQAPQCGFSQQVVQILNHLGAPYKAINVLADGEIRDGIKAYSNWPTIPQLYVKQEFLGGCDITREMFQSGELAALFDKEGIPHKAPAKA is encoded by the coding sequence ATGAGCGACACCAACGCCCGCATCAAAGGCGAGATCGACAGCGCCGACGTCGTGCTGTTCATGAAGGGCACGCCGCAGGCGCCGCAATGCGGATTCTCGCAGCAGGTCGTGCAGATCCTCAACCACCTCGGCGCGCCCTACAAGGCGATCAATGTGCTCGCCGACGGCGAGATCCGCGATGGCATCAAGGCCTATTCGAACTGGCCGACGATCCCGCAGCTTTACGTGAAGCAGGAGTTCCTCGGCGGCTGCGACATCACCCGCGAGATGTTCCAGTCCGGCGAGCTCGCGGCGCTCTTCGACAAGGAAGGCATTCCGCACAAGGCGCCAGCGAAGGCGTAA
- a CDS encoding BolA family protein produces the protein MPMPAEQIERMIKTALPDATIELTALADDNDHWAATVTSAAFTGLSRVKQHQLVNAAFGDKLGGELHALALTTRTP, from the coding sequence ATGCCGATGCCCGCAGAACAAATCGAACGGATGATCAAGACGGCGCTGCCGGACGCGACGATCGAGCTGACCGCGCTCGCCGACGACAACGACCATTGGGCGGCGACCGTGACCTCGGCGGCTTTCACAGGCTTGAGCCGCGTGAAGCAGCATCAGCTCGTCAACGCCGCCTTCGGCGACAAGCTTGGCGGCGAGCTGCACGCGCTCGCGTTGACGACGCGCACGCCCTAA
- the purL gene encoding phosphoribosylformylglycinamidine synthase subunit PurL, translated as MTPAEPKIDAALVAAHGLKPEEYERILALLGRAPSFTELGVFSAMWNEHCSYKSSRLHLRKLPTSAPWVIRGPGENAGVIDIGDGDAVVFKMESHNHPSFIEPYQGAATGVGGILRDVFTMGARPIACLNLLRFGAPEHPKTRALLAGVVAGIGGYGNSFGVPTVGGSTEFDPSYDGNILVNAMAVGLARADSIFYSAAAGLGNPVVYLGSKTGRDGIHGATMASAAFEADAEEKRPTVQVGDPFSEKLLLEACLELMKTGAVIAIQDMGAAGLTSSAVEMGAKGNLGIELDLDAVPCREEGMTAYEMLLSESQERMLMVLRPEKEREAEAIFRKWGLDFAIVGKTTDTLRFVVRHKGEVKADLPIKELGDQAPLYDRPYSEPPTLAVIDPATITAPLSNREALLKLLASPNLCSKRWIWEQYDHLILGNTVRPPGGDAAVIRIGEGPKGLALTTDVTSRYCAADPYEGGKQAVAEAWRNVTVTGATPLALTDNLNFGNPERPEIMGQFVHCLRGIGDAARALDFPIVSGNVSLYNETQGAGILPTPAIGGVGVIADVAKASRTGFGAEGDAIVLIGETRGWLGQSIYLRDLLGRAEGAPPPVDLSAERRNGDFVRELVLAGTARAAHDLSDGGLAVALAEMCLAGGVGARIVHSLDGPARAMLFGEDQARYLVAVALAELDAIVAAAAARGVPAIPIGFTGGDALNLPGEAPILLSALREAHETPLPAYMAGEERVFIVRN; from the coding sequence TTGACGCCGGCAGAACCCAAGATCGACGCGGCGCTCGTCGCCGCTCATGGCCTTAAACCCGAGGAATACGAACGCATCCTGGCGCTGCTCGGTCGCGCGCCGAGCTTCACGGAGCTTGGGGTTTTTTCCGCGATGTGGAACGAGCACTGCTCCTACAAGTCCTCGCGCCTGCACTTGCGCAAGCTTCCGACCAGCGCGCCCTGGGTGATTCGAGGGCCGGGCGAGAACGCCGGCGTGATCGACATCGGCGACGGCGACGCCGTGGTCTTCAAGATGGAGAGCCACAACCACCCCTCCTTCATCGAGCCCTATCAGGGCGCGGCGACGGGCGTGGGCGGCATATTGCGCGATGTTTTCACAATGGGCGCGAGACCCATCGCCTGCCTGAACCTGTTGCGCTTCGGCGCGCCCGAGCACCCCAAGACCCGTGCGCTGCTTGCCGGCGTCGTCGCGGGGATCGGCGGCTATGGCAATTCCTTCGGCGTGCCGACGGTCGGCGGCTCGACTGAGTTCGATCCGTCATACGACGGCAACATCCTCGTGAATGCGATGGCCGTCGGCCTCGCGCGCGCCGATTCGATCTTTTATTCGGCCGCGGCGGGCCTGGGCAATCCGGTCGTCTATCTCGGCTCGAAGACGGGGCGCGACGGCATTCACGGCGCGACGATGGCGTCCGCCGCCTTCGAGGCCGACGCCGAGGAAAAACGCCCGACCGTGCAGGTCGGCGATCCCTTCTCCGAAAAGCTCCTCCTCGAGGCCTGCCTCGAGCTCATGAAGACGGGCGCCGTCATCGCCATCCAGGACATGGGCGCGGCCGGTCTCACCTCTTCCGCCGTCGAGATGGGCGCGAAGGGCAATCTGGGGATCGAGCTCGACCTCGACGCCGTGCCCTGCCGCGAGGAAGGCATGACGGCCTATGAAATGCTGCTCTCCGAGAGTCAGGAGCGCATGCTGATGGTGCTGCGACCCGAGAAGGAGCGCGAGGCCGAGGCCATCTTCCGCAAATGGGGCCTCGATTTCGCGATCGTGGGCAAGACCACCGACACGCTGCGTTTCGTTGTGAGGCACAAGGGCGAGGTCAAGGCCGATCTGCCGATCAAGGAGCTCGGCGATCAGGCGCCGCTCTACGACCGGCCCTATAGCGAGCCGCCGACGCTTGCGGTCATCGATCCGGCCACGATCACCGCGCCGCTCTCCAACCGCGAGGCGCTGCTCAAGCTGCTGGCTTCGCCGAACCTCTGCTCCAAGCGCTGGATCTGGGAGCAATATGACCATCTTATCCTCGGCAATACGGTGCGGCCGCCGGGCGGCGACGCGGCGGTCATTCGCATCGGCGAGGGGCCGAAGGGGCTCGCGCTGACGACGGACGTGACGTCGCGATATTGCGCCGCCGATCCCTATGAGGGCGGCAAGCAGGCCGTGGCCGAGGCCTGGCGCAACGTCACCGTGACCGGCGCGACGCCGCTCGCTTTGACCGACAATCTCAACTTCGGGAATCCGGAGAGGCCCGAGATCATGGGGCAATTCGTCCACTGCCTGCGCGGGATCGGCGATGCGGCGCGCGCGCTCGACTTCCCGATCGTCTCCGGCAACGTCTCGCTCTACAATGAGACGCAAGGGGCGGGCATTCTGCCGACGCCGGCGATCGGCGGCGTCGGCGTGATCGCAGACGTCGCAAAGGCCTCGCGCACGGGCTTTGGCGCCGAGGGCGACGCCATTGTCCTGATCGGCGAAACACGCGGCTGGCTCGGCCAGTCGATCTATCTGCGCGATCTTCTGGGCCGCGCCGAAGGCGCGCCGCCGCCGGTCGATCTTTCCGCTGAACGCCGCAACGGCGACTTTGTCCGCGAGCTTGTGCTGGCGGGGACGGCTCGGGCCGCCCACGACCTCTCCGACGGCGGCCTCGCCGTCGCGCTCGCCGAAATGTGTCTGGCGGGCGGCGTCGGCGCGCGCATCGTGCATTCCTTGGACGGACCGGCGCGGGCCATGCTATTCGGAGAGGATCAGGCGCGCTATCTCGTCGCGGTCGCGCTCGCGGAGCTCGACGCGATCGTCGCGGCGGCCGCGGCGCGCGGCGTCCCGGCGATCCCGATCGGGTTCACGGGTGGCGACGCATTGAATTTGCCCGGCGAGGCGCCGATATTGCTCAGCGCATTGCGCGAGGCGCACGAGACGCCCCTCCCGGCCTACATGGCCGGCGAGGAGAGAGTATTCATCGTCAGGAACTGA
- a CDS encoding OmpW/AlkL family protein, whose amino-acid sequence MKTFIRGALAATLLSAVSIPALAADLPSVKAPPPPVVYETFQPFQVRLELSGVVPLAGHGTAYDEGAFYPGATFAPYGGSPLIATGLSAGPGTVIPFASTNTSWSVIPTLAVDYYINKNFSIEAICCVSPAHIQGTGSIKSTFAHTWVFPPSILLDYHFTQFGAWQPYIGVGVNFTAYWGTRVNNESWPVMFSPVGPMTSALAAGGITGLSAQFYNATVTPSWGVVGQVGMDYMFNEHWGLNLDVKYIMMEPTVHAKVAGVIPAAGIVTYLPVRVALPIDPLVISAGVTYRFGGGSSAPVLAKY is encoded by the coding sequence ATGAAGACTTTTATTCGTGGCGCGCTTGCCGCTACACTGCTGAGCGCCGTGAGCATTCCCGCTCTGGCGGCTGATCTGCCTTCCGTGAAGGCGCCGCCGCCGCCGGTGGTTTATGAGACCTTCCAGCCCTTCCAGGTCCGCCTCGAGCTGTCGGGCGTGGTTCCCCTGGCCGGCCATGGCACGGCCTATGACGAAGGCGCTTTCTATCCGGGCGCGACCTTCGCTCCCTACGGCGGCAGCCCGCTGATCGCGACGGGTCTCAGCGCCGGTCCCGGCACGGTGATCCCCTTCGCCAGCACGAACACCTCCTGGTCCGTCATCCCGACGCTCGCCGTCGATTACTACATCAACAAGAACTTCTCGATCGAAGCGATATGCTGCGTCAGCCCGGCGCACATTCAGGGAACCGGGTCGATCAAATCGACCTTCGCCCATACCTGGGTGTTCCCGCCGTCGATCTTGCTCGACTATCACTTCACGCAGTTCGGCGCCTGGCAGCCCTATATCGGCGTCGGCGTGAACTTCACGGCCTATTGGGGCACGCGCGTCAACAACGAGAGCTGGCCGGTCATGTTCAGCCCGGTGGGCCCGATGACCTCCGCCCTCGCTGCCGGCGGCATTACGGGCCTCAGCGCCCAGTTCTACAACGCGACAGTCACCCCCTCCTGGGGCGTCGTCGGCCAGGTCGGCATGGATTATATGTTCAACGAGCATTGGGGCCTCAACCTCGACGTCAAATACATCATGATGGAGCCGACCGTTCACGCCAAAGTGGCCGGCGTCATCCCGGCGGCGGGCATTGTGACTTACCTGCCGGTGCGCGTCGCGCTGCCGATCGACCCGCTGGTCATCAGCGCCGGCGTGACCTACCGCTTCGGCGGCGGAAGCTCGGCTCCGGTCCTCGCCAAATACTGA
- a CDS encoding four-helix bundle copper-binding protein produces MERREFMTTLGAAAAVLSAMPALAEEAGSGMHHSHPPKFKALSDAASKCVLEGDNCLRHCFGMLSMNDTSMAACTQASFDTIAACRALATLASVNSSATPALAKVVESICLACKKECDKFPQYSECVAMGESCKACAEECKKAAA; encoded by the coding sequence ATGGAACGTCGCGAATTCATGACCACTCTCGGCGCCGCCGCCGCCGTCTTGTCGGCTATGCCCGCGCTGGCTGAAGAGGCCGGCTCCGGCATGCATCATTCGCATCCGCCCAAATTCAAAGCCTTGAGCGACGCCGCCAGCAAATGCGTCCTCGAGGGCGACAATTGCCTGCGTCACTGTTTCGGCATGCTGTCCATGAACGACACGAGCATGGCCGCCTGCACCCAGGCGTCCTTCGACACGATCGCCGCTTGCCGCGCGCTCGCGACGCTCGCCTCCGTCAATTCATCCGCGACCCCCGCGCTCGCGAAGGTCGTCGAAAGCATCTGCCTCGCCTGCAAGAAGGAATGCGACAAGTTCCCGCAATATTCCGAATGTGTCGCGATGGGCGAGTCCTGCAAGGCTTGCGCCGAAGAGTGCAAGAAGGCCGCCGCCTGA
- a CDS encoding Y-family DNA polymerase, whose protein sequence is MRFLSVFLPRLATDRILRRRGAPAREAPFALWSRINGAERLAAVNAAAEAQRLKPGMAVADARALCPSLRLEDHDPEADATTLAAIADWCSRFTPLAALDAPNGVMLDVTGAAELFGGEAKLLDEIEACLGAQGFHARAALAGGPAFARALARFSKLRLVPPSLTQEEIETLAAPLPVAALGLDEPAATRLARAGLVRVGDLLARPRAPLAARLGAAAIARLDALVCRTREPIVPRFPAPSHIAERRFPDGLTRLADIEATLRLLCEDLRPLLERSGLGARRLEAAFYRVDGAVKRLVVGTSRPLRDPLRLFGLLHERLGRLAEEGLDTGYGFDVLRLAAIATERLDDEQRGLDTIASDHAVFRRNRLNTENVIDSKSLERDLCEKPVPTFSHRALDHIADEFADVVDRLGARLGPSRVLRLDLMERHLPECAVRAAPAASAPAAVASMKFAPLARPLRLFEQPEPIDAIALAPDGPPLRFRWRRALHDIAAFEGPERIAPPWWQAPRNELARDYFHVVDREGQRFWLFREGLPGQDAIHARWFVHGLF, encoded by the coding sequence ATGCGTTTCCTCAGCGTCTTCCTGCCGAGGCTTGCGACCGACCGGATCCTGCGGCGGCGCGGCGCGCCAGCGCGTGAAGCGCCTTTCGCGCTTTGGAGCCGAATCAATGGCGCCGAACGCCTCGCGGCCGTCAATGCGGCGGCCGAGGCGCAACGGCTCAAGCCGGGGATGGCGGTCGCCGACGCGCGCGCGCTGTGTCCGAGCCTGCGGCTCGAGGACCATGATCCCGAGGCCGATGCGACGACGCTCGCGGCAATCGCCGATTGGTGCTCCCGCTTCACGCCGCTCGCCGCGCTCGATGCGCCGAACGGCGTCATGCTCGATGTGACCGGCGCGGCCGAGCTCTTCGGGGGCGAAGCGAAATTACTGGACGAGATCGAGGCGTGCCTTGGCGCCCAAGGGTTTCACGCCCGCGCGGCCTTGGCGGGCGGGCCGGCCTTTGCCCGCGCGCTTGCGCGATTCTCCAAGCTTCGCCTCGTCCCGCCGAGCCTGACGCAAGAAGAGATCGAAACGCTCGCCGCCCCTCTGCCCGTCGCCGCGCTCGGACTCGATGAGCCGGCTGCAACGCGCCTCGCCCGCGCCGGGCTCGTCCGTGTCGGCGATCTTCTGGCGCGGCCGCGCGCGCCGCTCGCCGCCCGCCTCGGCGCGGCGGCCATCGCGCGTCTCGACGCGCTCGTCTGCCGCACGCGCGAGCCGATCGTCCCGCGCTTTCCCGCTCCCTCGCATATCGCCGAGCGACGCTTTCCCGACGGATTGACGCGACTTGCCGATATCGAGGCGACGCTTCGCCTCCTTTGCGAGGATCTGCGCCCGCTCCTCGAAAGAAGCGGCCTCGGCGCGCGGCGGCTGGAAGCGGCCTTCTACCGCGTCGATGGCGCGGTCAAGCGCCTCGTCGTCGGGACGAGCCGGCCGCTACGCGATCCCCTCCGCCTCTTCGGCCTGCTGCACGAGCGGCTCGGCCGGCTCGCCGAGGAGGGGCTCGATACGGGTTATGGCTTCGACGTGCTGCGGCTCGCCGCCATCGCGACCGAACGTCTCGACGACGAGCAGAGGGGCCTGGACACCATCGCGTCAGATCACGCTGTGTTCAGGCGGAATCGCCTGAACACAGAAAACGTGATCGATTCTAAAAGTTTAGAGCGCGATTTGTGCGAAAAACCGGTTCCCACTTTTTCGCATCGCGCTCTAGATCACATCGCCGACGAGTTCGCCGATGTCGTCGATCGGCTCGGCGCGCGGCTCGGCCCGAGCCGCGTGCTGCGGCTCGATCTCATGGAGCGCCATCTGCCCGAATGCGCCGTGCGCGCCGCCCCCGCCGCATCGGCGCCGGCGGCGGTTGCGTCAATGAAATTTGCGCCGCTGGCCCGGCCTCTGCGCCTCTTCGAGCAACCTGAGCCGATCGACGCGATCGCGCTCGCCCCCGACGGGCCGCCGTTGCGTTTCCGCTGGCGGCGCGCCCTGCACGACATCGCCGCTTTCGAAGGACCCGAGCGCATCGCGCCGCCCTGGTGGCAGGCGCCGCGCAATGAGCTCGCGCGTGACTATTTCCATGTCGTGGACCGCGAGGGCCAGCGCTTCTGGCTCTTTCGCGAGGGGCTGCCGGGCCAAGACGCGATCCATGCGCGCTGGTTCGTGCACGGGTTGTTTTGA